DNA sequence from the Sulfurimonas sediminis genome:
ATTTTTTGAGTTGTCTATAATCCAGGTCGCTTTCTCTTTTTTCTTATCAATCGGCATTTGTGAAGCAATTCGCTTCAAAGACTCCTCTTTTGAGTAACCGTTACGTTTCACAAAACGCTCAAGCTGAATATCTTCAGGAGTATATACTACAACGCTCTCTTTTATAGGATAATTGGAGTTTTCAAAAAAAAGTGGAATATCTATAAGGTAGGGGAATTGAAATTCATCCTGCTTTTCACTGCGCTTTTGTATTTCAGCCTGTATTTTAGGATGCAGATACTCTTCAAGTGTTTTTTTCGCTGCAGGATGAGAAAAAATATAACTTCCTAACTTTGTTCTGTCTACTTTTGTACCGTTTACATACTCACTTCCAAAAGTTTCTCTCACCCATTCTACAGAGTCATCGAGAATTTCATGCGAAATCGTATCTGCATCAATAACCCGCATTCCGTTAAGTGCCAAAAGCGAGGCTACCGTACTTTTTCCCGTAGCAATACCCCCTGTCAGCGCAATAGCATACTCATAAGCCATTAGTTTTTAATAATGCCCAAATACTCTTTTCGAATATTATTTCCCGTAGCAAAAGCAGCAGGGTGAATATCGCAGTTGTAATACTCTAAACCGTCAAGCAGGTCTGATCTTTGCAAAATGATATCTGCTGTGGGATGATACTCTTTTGATGCTAAAAGAGCAGTTTTGCCATTGCCCAGGTTGTATGGCATGATGATTTTTGCGTACTTTCCTAAAATCTGCATGATTTTTTTGTTTTCTGCAACATCATCCAAAGACGGATGCAGCGTTACCAAAAGACCTTCTTCGTTCAATACACGGTTAAAATGTGCCAGCACAGCAGCGTCAGTATCAAGCTCTGAAATCACTACATCATACTTGTCATCAG
Encoded proteins:
- the coaE gene encoding dephospho-CoA kinase (Dephospho-CoA kinase (CoaE) performs the final step in coenzyme A biosynthesis.) → MAYEYAIALTGGIATGKSTVASLLALNGMRVIDADTISHEILDDSVEWVRETFGSEYVNGTKVDRTKLGSYIFSHPAAKKTLEEYLHPKIQAEIQKRSEKQDEFQFPYLIDIPLFFENSNYPIKESVVVYTPEDIQLERFVKRNGYSKEESLKRIASQMPIDKKKEKATWIIDNSKNLKHLQNEVEQFVEKIKEIYKK
- a CDS encoding spermidine synthase, with product MKDFIYNEMMVHVPLCTHKEPNNVLIISSNSAGFVQEIQKYKYDDINCDVISADINLLREVADDKYDVVISELDTDAAVLAHFNRVLNEEGLLVTLHPSLDDVAENKKIMQILGKYAKIIMPYNLGNGKTALLASKEYHPTADIILQRSDLLDGLEYYNCDIHPAAFATGNNIRKEYLGIIKN